From Deinococcus fonticola, one genomic window encodes:
- a CDS encoding response regulator transcription factor gives MRLLFVEDDPRIAEPTLGALREAGYAVTWAQTGPDGLEQGMLGDFPLMILDVMLPGMDGFELARELRGNGVESSILFLTARGEVADRVEGLDLGGDAYMVKPFAVPELLANLRALSRRERGQALPRVTFGAGRGSIDTVARTVTWDSQEAATTAREYALLEALALTPERWFTREELLDRVWGPEFDGESRIVDVYVRYLRRKLAPEAINSERGRGYRVQK, from the coding sequence ATGAGGCTGCTGTTTGTCGAGGATGACCCGCGCATTGCGGAACCCACGCTGGGCGCCCTGCGTGAGGCCGGGTACGCGGTCACGTGGGCGCAGACCGGGCCGGACGGCCTCGAGCAGGGCATGCTGGGCGATTTCCCGTTGATGATTCTGGATGTCATGCTGCCAGGCATGGACGGCTTTGAGCTGGCCCGTGAACTGCGCGGCAACGGCGTGGAGTCCTCGATTCTGTTCCTGACTGCGCGGGGTGAGGTGGCCGACCGCGTGGAAGGCCTGGATCTGGGCGGGGACGCTTACATGGTCAAGCCTTTTGCCGTGCCGGAACTGCTGGCGAACCTGCGGGCCCTGTCGCGCCGGGAGCGCGGTCAGGCGCTGCCCCGCGTGACCTTTGGTGCAGGGCGCGGCAGCATCGACACGGTGGCCCGCACCGTCACCTGGGACAGTCAGGAGGCCGCCACCACCGCCCGCGAGTACGCCCTGCTCGAAGCCCTGGCCTTGACGCCGGAACGCTGGTTCACGCGCGAGGAACTGCTCGACCGGGTGTGGGGGCCGGAATTCGACGGCGAGTCGCGGATTGTGGACGTGTACGTGCGTTACCTGCGGCGCAAACTGGCCCCAGAAGCCATCAACAGCGAGCGTGGCCGTGGATACCGCGTCCAGAAGTGA